A genomic segment from Variovorax paradoxus B4 encodes:
- a CDS encoding LysR family transcriptional regulator, whose product MTLQQLRDLMAVVQHGGFRAAARALNVAQAGLTKSVARLEEEHSIVLIDRTAKGIALSAQGEIFLSHAQAVLLESERAEDWLRRLKSQVTSVSLGVSIEPSLQLTPAVLADFRKRFPDVAIHMSQSSSSELLAAIRDNRIELAVTRIPESLEAHDLRIDLLYKSNATIFARRGHPRRNVTSIRDLADLEWVVVGSPRRAGIDDESIKELFLEQQLGRPRLAAVCDSLFGAVSMLLESDCVARLPITLLEHPLTKSLLTEIRVDEQKNRYYSIAVISKASRRLSEEARVLVSMLKSFSRMRAALPSHPPGIDSGRV is encoded by the coding sequence AACAACTGCGCGACCTGATGGCGGTCGTTCAGCACGGAGGTTTCCGGGCAGCGGCGCGCGCCCTTAATGTGGCGCAGGCTGGACTCACCAAAAGTGTGGCGCGGCTTGAGGAGGAGCATTCGATCGTCCTGATTGATCGAACGGCCAAGGGAATTGCCCTGAGTGCGCAGGGCGAAATTTTTCTCTCGCACGCGCAGGCCGTGCTCCTTGAGTCCGAGAGGGCTGAAGACTGGCTTCGCCGCCTGAAATCGCAAGTGACCTCCGTATCCCTCGGTGTTTCCATCGAGCCATCCTTGCAACTGACACCCGCGGTACTGGCCGATTTTCGCAAGAGGTTTCCTGACGTCGCCATCCACATGTCGCAGAGCTCGAGCTCCGAACTGTTGGCGGCGATCCGGGACAACAGGATCGAGCTTGCCGTCACCAGGATTCCCGAATCGTTGGAGGCGCACGATCTGCGGATCGACTTGTTGTACAAGTCGAACGCGACCATCTTCGCGCGGCGTGGTCATCCGCGAAGAAACGTGACCTCGATCCGGGATCTCGCCGATTTGGAGTGGGTGGTCGTTGGCAGCCCCCGGCGAGCCGGCATCGACGACGAAAGCATCAAGGAACTCTTCCTGGAGCAACAACTCGGAAGACCGCGACTTGCAGCCGTTTGTGACTCGCTGTTCGGAGCCGTTTCGATGCTGCTGGAGTCCGACTGTGTCGCTCGCTTGCCGATCACGCTCCTTGAGCATCCGTTGACGAAGAGCTTGCTCACTGAGATCCGCGTCGACGAGCAGAAGAACCGGTACTACAGCATCGCGGTGATTTCCAAGGCAAGTCGCAGACTGAGCGAGGAAGCGCGTGTGCTGGTGTCGATGCTGAAATCTTTCTCACGCATGCGCGCCGCGTTGCCGTCGCACCCGCCA